A single window of Lacerta agilis isolate rLacAgi1 chromosome 12, rLacAgi1.pri, whole genome shotgun sequence DNA harbors:
- the LOC117056187 gene encoding zinc finger protein 883-like: MDEQDSSGTEAGKVSAFKIGSRFCENTVQKILGEEDTLCSDVQSQRFRQFCYQEAEGPREVCNRLYHLDCQWLKPEKHTKAQMLDLVVLEQFLAVLPLEMESWVRECGAETSSQAVSLAEGFLLSQAEERKQTEQQEKDLFAEMGPDSSGAEKTQLKTRELTLGDRRMPARPPHSSFHCGGGETVAVEPDQGPVCFEDIAVHFTDEEWALLDPDQRALHKEVMEENCGIMNSLSGDELKIKNRGDHDEIHPVENPYEVLDSGESLSESSHSTSHQINPIGKTLYQCLECGSSFTRKESLTSHQRIHTGEKPYQCLECGKSFSRNSHLTSHQRTHSGEKPYQCQECGNSFTRKESLTSHLRIHTGEKPYQCLECGKSFSRKENVTSHQRIHTGTKPYQCLECGKSFSRKKSLISHQISHTWEKPFQCLECGNSFNTSTNIHNHESNHLGEKTFQCQECGKCFTWKKSLISHQRIHTGEKPYQCLECGKSFSQSAHLTSHQRSHSGEKPYQCLECGKYFSRKESLTSHQRIHTGEKPYQCLECGKSFSRKESLTAHQIIHTSEEPYQCLECGKSFNISTNFCQHQRIHSGEKPYQWLCTNLILEDFN; encoded by the exons atggatgagcaagattCATCTGGAACTGAAGCAGGAAAGGTCAGTGCCTTCAAAATTGGGAGCAGATTCTGTGAAAACactgtgcagaagatcctgggtgaggaggacacacTCTGCTCAGATGTGCAGAGCCAGCGGTTCAGGCagttctgctaccaggaggctgaaggaccccgagaggtttgcaaccGACTCTACCACCTTGACTGTCAGTGGCTAAAGCCAgaaaagcacacgaaagctcagatgctggacttggtggtcttggagcagttcctggctgtccttccactGGAGATGGAGAgttgggtgagggaatgtggagcggagaccagttcccaggcggtgtcTCTGGCCGAAGGATTCCTCCTGAGTcaagcagaggagaggaagcagacagagcagcag GAAAAGGATCTGTTTGCAGAAATGGGCCCGGATTCCTCTGGGGCAGAGAAGACTCAGCTGAAAACCAGAGAGTTGACACTGG GTGACAGAAGGATGCCGGCAAGACCTCCTCATTCATCTTTTCATTGTGGTGGAGGGGAAACAGTGGCTGTGGAACCAGACCAG ggtccagtgtgctttgaagatataGCTGTTCATTTCACAGACGAGGAGTGGGccttgctggatcctgaccagagagctctgcataaggaagtcatggaggagaattgtggcaTCATGAACTCTCTCA GTGGTGATGAATTGAAAATTAAGAACAGGGGAGACCATGACGAAATCCATCCAGTGGAGAATCCATATGAAGTTTTGGATTCTGGAGAGAGCCTGAGTGAGAGCTCCCATTCGACCTCCCATCAAATAAATCCCATTGGGAAAACActctatcagtgcttggaatgtggaagcaGCTTCACTCGGAAGgagagtctcacttcccatcaaagaattcatacaggggagaaaccctatcagtgcctggaatgtggaaagagcttcagtcggaactcccatcttacttcccatcaaagaactcacagcggggagaaaccatatcagtgccaagagtgtggaaatagcttcactcggaaggaaagtctcacttcccatcttagaattcatacaggtgagaaaccataccagtgcttggaatgtggaaagagcttcagccggAAGGAAAATgtcacttctcatcaaagaattcatacagggacCAAACCATATCAAtgcctggaatgtgggaagagcttcagtcggaagaaaagtctcatttcccatcaaataaGTCATACatgggagaaaccatttcagtgcttagaatgtggaaacaGCTTTAATACAAGCACAAACATTCATAATCATGAAAGTAATCACCTTGGGGAGAAAACATTTCAGTGCCaagaatgtggaaagtgcttcacctGGAAGAAaagtctcatttcccatcaaagaatccatacaggggagaaaccctatcagtgcttggaatgtggaaagagcttcagtcagagtgcccatctcacttcccatcaaagatcTCACAGCGGGGAAAAACCCTATCAATGCTTAGAGTGTGGAAAGTACTTTAGCCGGaaggaaagtctcacttcccatcaaagaattcatacgggagagaaaccctatcagtgcttggaatgtggaaagagcttcagtcggaaagAAAGTCTCACtgcccatcaaataattcatacatcGGAGGAAccatatcagtgcctggaatgtgggaagagctttaaTATAAGCACAAACTTCTGtcagcatcagagaattcatagtggggagaaaccatatcaatggCTGTGTACAAATTTGATTTTAGAAGACTTTAATTAG